In Salinibacterium sp. dk2585, a single window of DNA contains:
- the proC gene encoding pyrroline-5-carboxylate reductase codes for MTTLRPTISFLGAGSMGSSILQGLLSGGFESASIRVTNRTDASAAAREWPEPVTSLSLESNPRANLDAVEGADIVVIGVKPHMVADLLREVAPALAEGAIVVSLAAAVSTSVMEAALPGHVAVVRTMPNTPTAVGLGVTALSRGTRTSDEQLALVERMFAAVGAVLVVDESRMEAVTGVSGSGPAYVYYMVESFIRGAEAQGFTPEEAETLVLQTFRGALEMLRVSGKSPQQLRRDVTSPNGTTERAIAVLQEADLPAVLTAAVEASAARSRELSQG; via the coding sequence ATGACGACTTTGCGGCCCACCATCAGTTTCCTCGGCGCCGGTTCGATGGGGTCTTCGATCCTGCAGGGCCTGCTCTCGGGCGGCTTCGAGAGCGCGAGCATCCGCGTGACGAACCGCACGGATGCGAGCGCCGCGGCGCGCGAGTGGCCTGAGCCCGTGACATCCCTCTCCCTGGAGTCGAACCCGCGCGCCAACCTCGACGCCGTCGAGGGCGCCGACATCGTCGTCATCGGGGTGAAGCCGCACATGGTCGCTGACCTCCTGCGCGAGGTTGCGCCAGCGCTCGCCGAGGGCGCGATCGTCGTGAGCCTCGCGGCGGCCGTCTCGACCTCTGTCATGGAGGCGGCGCTGCCCGGGCACGTCGCGGTCGTGCGCACGATGCCGAATACGCCCACGGCGGTAGGGCTCGGCGTGACCGCCCTGAGTCGGGGAACTCGAACCTCCGACGAGCAGCTTGCCCTGGTCGAGCGGATGTTCGCGGCCGTCGGCGCCGTGCTGGTCGTCGACGAGAGCCGGATGGAAGCCGTGACGGGGGTCTCCGGCAGTGGCCCCGCCTACGTGTATTACATGGTCGAGTCGTTCATCCGGGGCGCTGAAGCGCAGGGCTTCACGCCCGAGGAGGCCGAGACGCTCGTGCTGCAGACCTTCCGCGGTGCCCTTGAGATGCTGCGCGTCTCGGGCAAGTCACCCCAGCAGCTGCGGCGCGACGTGACGAGCCCCAACGGCACGACCGAGCGCGCCATCGCTGTGCTGCAGGAGGCCGACCTGCCGGCCGTCCTCACGGCTGCGGTCGAGGCATCCGCTGCCCGCTCCCGCGAGCTCTCCCAGGGCTAG
- a CDS encoding glutamine amidotransferase produces the protein MLRHEPRIHLGNLEAVLVEHGYTVRNIEVPEADLATETSAILEADVLVVLGGEMGVYEKEAYPFISQELSVLQQRMDAAAPVFGVCLGAQLMAEALGSPAFKGPKRDIGYRDIRVTEAGQDSPVRHVAGVPMLEWHGDHFELPAGAERLATSDAYPNEAWRLGDRVLAVQFHPEVTAEMNEAWIRHNEAGLRGADELREQAARHSAAMQDASRAMFGEWLAGLS, from the coding sequence GTGCTGCGGCACGAGCCCCGCATCCACCTCGGCAACCTCGAAGCCGTGCTCGTAGAGCACGGCTACACCGTGCGCAACATCGAGGTGCCCGAGGCTGACCTCGCGACCGAGACATCCGCGATCCTCGAAGCCGACGTGCTCGTCGTGCTCGGCGGCGAGATGGGCGTCTATGAGAAGGAGGCCTACCCCTTCATCTCGCAGGAACTCTCGGTGCTGCAGCAGCGAATGGATGCCGCGGCCCCCGTCTTCGGCGTGTGCCTGGGTGCCCAGCTCATGGCCGAGGCCCTCGGCTCGCCCGCCTTCAAGGGGCCGAAGCGCGACATCGGCTACCGGGACATCCGCGTCACGGAGGCGGGGCAGGATTCTCCCGTGCGCCACGTCGCCGGCGTTCCGATGCTGGAGTGGCACGGGGATCACTTCGAGCTCCCGGCGGGGGCAGAGCGGCTCGCGACCTCCGACGCCTACCCCAATGAGGCCTGGCGCCTCGGCGATCGCGTGCTCGCAGTGCAGTTCCACCCCGAGGTGACGGCCGAGATGAACGAGGCATGGATCCGGCACAACGAGGCCGGGCTGCGCGGGGCCGACGAGCTGCGCGAGCAGGCCGCGCGCCACAGCGCGGCCATGCAGGATGCCTCGCGCGCGATGTTCGGGGAGTGGCTGGCCGGGCTGTCCTAG
- a CDS encoding nucleoside deaminase encodes MRALIRDAALATEHGDVPVSAVVLAADGTVLGRGRNERELRHDPTAHAEMLALRQAADATGDWHLDGTTLIVTLEPCPMCAGAILAARVPVVVFGAWDDKAGASGSIYDLLRDRRLPHRAEVHAGVEADACAAQLREFFERLR; translated from the coding sequence ATGCGCGCGCTCATTCGTGACGCTGCGCTCGCGACAGAGCATGGCGATGTGCCCGTCTCCGCCGTCGTGCTCGCCGCCGACGGCACCGTGCTCGGCCGGGGGCGCAATGAGCGCGAACTGCGCCACGACCCCACAGCCCACGCCGAGATGCTCGCGCTGCGACAGGCGGCGGATGCCACGGGCGACTGGCACCTCGACGGCACGACGCTCATCGTGACGCTCGAACCCTGCCCCATGTGTGCGGGAGCGATCCTCGCGGCGCGGGTGCCCGTGGTCGTCTTCGGGGCGTGGGACGACAAGGCCGGTGCATCCGGAAGCATCTACGACCTGCTGCGCGACCGGCGGCTGCCGCACCGCGCCGAGGTGCACGCGGGGGTCGAGGCGGATGCCTGCGCGGCCCAGCTCCGGGAGTTCTTCGAGCGTCTGCGCTAG
- the upp gene encoding uracil phosphoribosyltransferase: protein MRVHVADHPLITHKLTVLRDENTASPTFRALTEELVTLLAYEATRNVRTVPITIQTPVAETTGVAIADPRPLVVPILRAGLGMLEGMTKLVPTAEVGFLGMVRNEETLEPTTYAERLPEDLSNRQCFVLDPMLATGGSLLAAVNYLFGRGAQDVTAICLLGTPEGLEAIDKGTDGRDLTIVLGALDERLDENGYIVPGLGDAGDRLYGTV from the coding sequence ATGCGAGTTCACGTTGCCGACCACCCGCTCATCACGCACAAGCTGACCGTGTTGCGCGACGAGAACACCGCATCCCCCACCTTCCGGGCCCTCACCGAGGAGCTCGTCACGCTGCTCGCCTACGAGGCGACCCGCAACGTGCGCACCGTGCCCATCACGATCCAGACGCCTGTCGCCGAGACGACCGGCGTGGCGATCGCCGACCCGCGACCGCTCGTCGTTCCCATCCTGCGGGCGGGCCTCGGCATGCTCGAGGGCATGACCAAGCTGGTGCCGACGGCGGAGGTCGGCTTCCTCGGCATGGTGCGCAACGAGGAGACGCTCGAGCCCACGACCTACGCCGAGCGGCTGCCCGAAGACCTGTCGAACCGCCAGTGCTTCGTGCTCGACCCCATGCTCGCGACGGGCGGGTCGCTGCTCGCAGCGGTCAACTACCTCTTCGGGCGTGGGGCGCAGGATGTCACGGCGATCTGCCTCCTCGGAACCCCCGAGGGCCTCGAAGCGATCGACAAGGGCACCGACGGTCGTGACCTCACGATCGTGCTGGGTGCACTCGACGAGCGACTCGACGAGAACGGATACATCGTGCCGGGCCTGGGTGACGCGGGCGACCGCCTTTACGGCACGGTCTGA
- a CDS encoding winged helix-turn-helix domain-containing protein codes for MSLALKISDAVAGPATASPAASATVSPAAPSAGESAQRRRLRAVPEGTEARGFVLYVGVDELKAAAAGTDLGAIVEALKNLTQQLVPTAETHAAVALAPQGVGGRDVDVVRLALQDPAALAKHRQQDEAPIEPESRGGVIIDLSRKRVVLEGEVAPLTYKEFELLQYLVLREGRTIDRAELIAGLWGVDDEEAPNVRTIDVHVRRLRSKLGGYEEIVRTVRGAGYRFDRHADVSVQHTSTPSPDRF; via the coding sequence ATGTCACTTGCACTCAAGATCTCCGACGCCGTTGCCGGGCCCGCGACGGCGAGCCCCGCTGCATCCGCCACTGTCAGCCCCGCCGCACCCTCCGCTGGCGAGTCGGCCCAGCGCCGCCGTCTCCGCGCCGTGCCGGAGGGCACCGAGGCGCGCGGTTTCGTGCTCTACGTGGGCGTTGACGAGCTCAAGGCGGCCGCGGCAGGCACCGACCTCGGCGCAATCGTCGAGGCGCTCAAGAACCTGACCCAACAGCTCGTGCCGACCGCCGAGACCCACGCGGCCGTCGCCCTCGCACCGCAGGGCGTCGGCGGCCGCGACGTCGACGTCGTGCGGCTCGCCCTCCAGGACCCGGCCGCGCTCGCCAAGCACCGCCAGCAGGACGAGGCCCCCATCGAGCCCGAGTCGCGCGGCGGCGTCATCATCGACCTCTCCCGCAAGCGGGTCGTGCTCGAGGGCGAGGTCGCGCCGCTCACTTACAAGGAGTTTGAGCTGCTCCAGTACCTCGTGCTGCGCGAGGGACGCACGATCGACCGCGCCGAGCTCATTGCCGGGCTCTGGGGCGTCGACGACGAGGAGGCGCCCAACGTGCGCACGATCGACGTGCACGTGCGGCGACTGCGCTCCAAGCTGGGCGGCTACGAGGAGATCGTGCGCACGGTACGCGGCGCCGGCTACCGCTTCGACCGCCACGCGGATGTCTCGGTGCAGCACACGAGCACACCCTCGCCCGACCGCTTCTAG
- a CDS encoding MarR family winged helix-turn-helix transcriptional regulator: protein MASKTTAVSAWEALFRAQVTVMRQLGREFPTGEISLTEYDVLFNLSRQPTRALRIRDLVADLLITQPSVSRLVDRLAARGLIEKRPDPKDARGVIVSLTDAGFELFRRVAVVHMESISTHVGAALDDDELQQLEALCEKLRAGVGR from the coding sequence ATGGCGTCGAAGACAACCGCGGTGTCGGCATGGGAGGCGCTGTTCCGTGCCCAGGTCACGGTCATGCGACAGCTCGGACGCGAGTTTCCGACAGGGGAGATCTCGCTCACCGAGTACGACGTGCTCTTCAACCTGTCGCGACAGCCGACGCGCGCCCTGCGCATCCGTGACCTCGTCGCAGACCTACTCATCACACAGCCGAGCGTCAGCCGGCTCGTCGACCGCCTCGCAGCCCGAGGGCTCATCGAGAAGCGCCCAGACCCGAAGGATGCCCGCGGGGTCATCGTCTCCCTCACCGATGCCGGGTTCGAGCTGTTCCGCCGCGTCGCCGTCGTCCACATGGAGTCGATCAGCACGCACGTCGGTGCCGCGCTCGACGATGACGAGCTGCAGCAGCTGGAAGCCCTGTGCGAGAAGCTTCGCGCGGGGGTTGGCCGCTAG
- a CDS encoding metal-sensitive transcriptional regulator: MWTTIPLGGIKDNVHGYEEHKEQLLKRLRRAEGQVRGIHRMIDEDAYCIDVLTQVSAATKALETVALALLDDHLKHCVAEATREGGEVADQKIAEASAAIARLVRS; this comes from the coding sequence ATGTGGACAACGATACCCCTAGGGGGTATAAAAGACAATGTGCATGGATACGAAGAACACAAAGAGCAGTTGCTCAAGCGCCTGCGTCGCGCGGAGGGCCAGGTTCGCGGTATCCACCGCATGATCGACGAGGATGCCTACTGCATCGACGTGCTCACGCAGGTCTCCGCCGCGACCAAGGCCCTTGAGACGGTCGCCCTCGCCCTGCTCGACGACCACCTCAAGCACTGCGTGGCCGAAGCCACGCGCGAGGGCGGGGAGGTTGCAGACCAGAAGATCGCGGAGGCCTCGGCCGCGATAGCGCGGCTCGTGCGCTCGTAA
- a CDS encoding heavy-metal-associated domain-containing protein, translating into MKTEYSVSGMTCEHCVASVKQEVSKIDGVNTVDVDLSSGLVTVESESAIDAEAVAAAIDEAGYELSDSPAAP; encoded by the coding sequence ATGAAGACCGAATACAGCGTGAGTGGAATGACCTGCGAGCACTGCGTCGCATCCGTCAAGCAGGAGGTCTCGAAGATCGACGGCGTCAACACGGTTGACGTCGATCTCTCGTCGGGACTCGTGACCGTCGAGAGCGAGTCCGCGATCGATGCCGAGGCCGTCGCGGCAGCGATCGACGAGGCCGGCTACGAGCTGAGCGACTCGCCAGCAGCACCATGA